A genomic window from Lycium barbarum isolate Lr01 chromosome 4, ASM1917538v2, whole genome shotgun sequence includes:
- the LOC132637521 gene encoding uncharacterized protein LOC132637521, whose protein sequence is MFTLWLAILRRLATVERLLMFGIHVLPTCAFCDSAMEIAGHLFFRCPITSSFWQRLLRWLGFRRAIEEWQDEVKWVCSYAKKKSGSGEIISSVFAMCVAIIWRERNDIQFQKG, encoded by the coding sequence ATGTTTACTCTTTGGTTGGCAATCTTGAGAAGGCTAGCAACAGTGGAGAGACTCCTCATGTTTGGCATCCATGTCCTACCAACCTGTGCCTTCTGTGATTCTGCAATGGAAATAGCTGGTCACTTGTTCTTTAGGTGTCCTATTACAAGTAGTTTTTGGCAAAGGCTGCTGAGATGGTTGGGTTTCCGCAGAGCTATCGAGGAGTGGCAAGATGAAGTGAAATGGGTCTGCAGCTACGCCAAAAAGAAGTCTGGCAGTGGGGAAATTATCAGCTCTGTGTTTGCTATGTGTGTTGCTATCATATGGAGAGAGAGGAATGACATTCAATTCCAGAAGGGATAG